A region from the Geobacillus vulcani PSS1 genome encodes:
- a CDS encoding NAD(P)H-dependent glycerol-3-phosphate dehydrogenase, translating into MENIAVLGAGSWGTALALVLADNGHRVRLWSHRAEQAWEINERRTNEKYLPGVRLPEAIIGYDDLCAALDGISIVVLAVPTKAIRDVLKQARPCLTAPITVVAVSKGIEPGTHKRVSEMVIEEMGEWLVDVIVLSGPSHAEEVVLRHPTTVAVSSPNMEAARRIQDIFMNHHYFRVYTNPDLIGVEVGGALKNIIALAAGISDGLGYGDNAKAALITRGLAEIARLGCALGANPMTFAGLTGVGDLIVTCTSVHSRNWRAGYMLGQGKKLDEVLESMGMVVEGVRTTKAAYELAKELGVKMPITEALYDVLFAGKDPKEAVDSLMARGKKEEMDDLNHIFAEQE; encoded by the coding sequence ATGGAGAATATCGCCGTACTGGGGGCGGGAAGCTGGGGCACGGCGTTGGCGCTCGTTTTGGCCGACAACGGGCACCGCGTCCGGCTTTGGAGCCATCGGGCGGAGCAAGCCTGGGAGATCAACGAACGACGGACGAACGAAAAATATTTGCCAGGCGTCCGTCTGCCGGAAGCCATCATTGGTTACGATGATCTTTGCGCTGCGCTTGACGGCATTTCCATCGTCGTGCTGGCCGTACCGACGAAGGCGATCCGCGATGTGCTCAAACAAGCGCGCCCCTGCTTGACGGCACCGATCACGGTCGTTGCCGTCAGCAAAGGAATCGAGCCGGGGACGCATAAGCGGGTGTCGGAAATGGTCATCGAGGAAATGGGCGAATGGCTTGTGGATGTTATTGTCCTTTCCGGGCCGAGCCATGCCGAAGAGGTCGTGCTCCGGCATCCGACGACCGTGGCGGTATCATCGCCCAATATGGAAGCCGCGCGCCGCATCCAAGACATCTTTATGAACCATCACTATTTTCGCGTGTATACGAACCCGGATTTAATCGGCGTCGAAGTCGGTGGAGCGCTGAAAAATATCATCGCCTTGGCCGCCGGCATCAGCGACGGGCTCGGCTACGGGGATAACGCCAAAGCCGCTCTTATTACCAGGGGGCTCGCCGAGATCGCCCGCCTCGGCTGCGCCCTCGGCGCTAATCCGATGACGTTCGCCGGTTTGACCGGAGTCGGCGATTTGATCGTCACGTGCACGAGCGTTCATTCCCGCAACTGGCGGGCCGGCTACATGCTCGGTCAAGGAAAAAAGCTGGACGAGGTGCTCGAGAGCATGGGAATGGTCGTCGAAGGGGTGCGGACGACAAAAGCCGCCTATGAACTGGCGAAAGAGCTTGGTGTGAAGATGCCGATCACCGAAGCTCTCTATGACGTATTGTTTGCGGGAAAAGACCCGAAAGAGGCGGTCGATTCGCTCATGGCGCGTGGAAAAAAGGAGGAAATGGACGACTTGAACCATATTTTTGCCGAACAAGAATGA
- a CDS encoding DUF2768 domain-containing protein, with the protein MSPALAKMWIAIASMVFMFISVGFIYLSRYKVKMKWLRFLLALIAYILLIFAGIIIIFVVFSGPTPQ; encoded by the coding sequence ATGTCACCGGCGTTAGCGAAAATGTGGATCGCCATCGCCTCGATGGTGTTTATGTTTATTTCTGTCGGCTTCATTTATTTAAGCCGCTATAAGGTCAAGATGAAATGGCTTCGCTTCCTGTTGGCGCTCATCGCCTACATTCTTTTAATTTTCGCCGGCATCATCATCATTTTCGTCGTATTCAGCGGACCAACACCGCAATAG